From Spirosoma aerolatum, one genomic window encodes:
- a CDS encoding O-antigen ligase family protein: protein MAQSVFSLNSPTSGQVWLYSLLGGLYTIGVGYLISKMGPVGGVMALIAPVALLTVVMVFKEPKFGLFLYLQLSFLIGWSRFINVSIPIGLLIDGVLALTLLSLFVNGQRMEWHRLRSPTFVLIAIWFTYTLIELLNPEAPYRPAWFFHVRPFSMHWFMAGLAVLVLPITLRDIKILVYSWLGWSFLAAFWGFKQQYLGLEPAEQNWLSQGNNALTHVLFGQLRSFSFYSDAAQFGGEMAGATLVAVIYSFEEKKLIPKLICLTLALTYFWGYAVSGTRSALFVMLAGFPFYLLLKRDFPKLIIGATLAVPLVLLLLYTSVGSSNYQVQRMRSALTPMNDPSFILRLQNQEKLKRYLAEYPFGAGIGTSTDMGARFSPWHWAAQTPPDSWYVELWIETGRVGLTIYLMMVVGLVLIGVYQVWQLKDPWLVKVMYAFLAEFVGIAVMGYSNPVMGQFPTDTMIFMTTILFTTCYRWDTPASELSPNPDSILYSNPTPDTYETV, encoded by the coding sequence ATGGCGCAGTCGGTATTTTCATTGAACAGTCCAACATCTGGCCAAGTATGGCTTTATAGCCTCCTGGGAGGCCTATATACCATTGGTGTGGGGTATCTGATCAGTAAGATGGGGCCAGTTGGCGGAGTGATGGCTTTGATAGCCCCAGTCGCTTTATTAACGGTTGTCATGGTGTTCAAAGAGCCCAAATTCGGCCTCTTTCTGTATTTACAACTTAGTTTTCTGATTGGCTGGTCACGGTTCATTAATGTTTCTATTCCTATTGGATTATTAATTGACGGGGTGCTAGCTCTAACGCTATTAAGTTTATTCGTTAACGGCCAGCGAATGGAATGGCACCGCTTACGCAGTCCTACATTCGTTCTGATTGCCATCTGGTTTACCTATACCCTTATTGAGCTGCTCAATCCTGAAGCGCCGTACCGTCCAGCCTGGTTCTTTCATGTCCGGCCTTTTTCGATGCACTGGTTCATGGCAGGTCTGGCCGTACTGGTTTTGCCCATTACCCTCCGCGACATCAAGATTCTGGTGTATTCGTGGCTGGGATGGTCGTTTCTGGCAGCCTTTTGGGGCTTTAAACAACAGTATCTTGGCCTGGAACCAGCCGAGCAAAACTGGCTTAGTCAGGGAAACAATGCCTTAACTCACGTATTGTTCGGACAGCTTCGTAGCTTTTCGTTCTATTCCGATGCCGCTCAGTTTGGGGGCGAAATGGCCGGAGCAACACTGGTGGCGGTGATTTATAGTTTCGAGGAGAAGAAGCTGATACCCAAACTGATATGTTTAACGTTGGCGCTCACCTACTTCTGGGGCTATGCTGTATCGGGTACACGCAGTGCACTGTTCGTAATGCTGGCCGGGTTTCCATTCTATCTGTTGCTTAAACGGGATTTTCCCAAACTGATTATTGGAGCCACGCTGGCCGTACCGCTGGTTCTGCTTCTGCTATATACCAGTGTTGGCAGTTCGAACTATCAGGTGCAACGGATGCGTTCGGCGCTGACACCCATGAACGACCCTTCGTTTATCCTTCGTCTGCAAAACCAGGAAAAGCTCAAACGATACTTGGCCGAGTATCCGTTTGGTGCCGGAATTGGCACATCGACCGACATGGGGGCACGGTTTTCACCCTGGCACTGGGCGGCCCAAACACCACCAGATAGCTGGTATGTCGAACTATGGATCGAAACCGGCCGGGTTGGACTTACCATCTACCTGATGATGGTTGTTGGCTTAGTGCTTATCGGTGTCTATCAAGTCTGGCAACTAAAAGACCCCTGGCTGGTGAAAGTAATGTATGCTTTCCTGGCGGAGTTTGTCGGCATTGCGGTAATGGGATACTCCAATCCTGTAATGGGGCAATTTCCGACCGACACCATGATTTTTATGACGACGATCCTGTTTACTACCT